A genomic window from Tautonia rosea includes:
- a CDS encoding AI-2E family transporter: protein MADRTVRLQMNHPVIVTVLILAVIAFMYLAAEVLRPLALAVLFSMVLAPLASWLERRGIPRAVATGASVLVVLGALGGLGSMVFMQFGDLAEEVVAQSDEIKVKVRSLFQGQSPSAVGQVGQVVEEVTREVMEETPETDGDEPPNEIILSQSPASPGLTLPETSRSTLQGDPIIPVEVVDRPSIQDRFRTAVGPLLGPAAIFFLVLILTLFILLTRDNLNARLIQVIGTSHVSLTTRTLEEAGQRISRYLTIFSLYNAACGAILGLGLYLIGIPYAVLWGFLAAVLRFIPYVGPWTAFALPLAYSVTLGEVGDGWKEPLLVIALFGTLEIISNSILEPIIYGRTAGITAVGLLVMAMFWTWLWGPIGLLLSTPLTVCLAVLGKYVPALNVFATMLGEDVVLERHAHYYQRLLAHDSDTAFEVVETALEDGFTLERIFDEILIPALSRAESDLARSVIEESDEHVIWTTTRTILDDLEAREEDNVQADLIRPKHRKTGKVLGIASGNEADTMVLRMVQISLRPLGIPVEIVDASASPLEASEHLSGSKNQIVLLSYLPPVGLTSARYLVRRIKALDPKLPLWAGRWGAESSGEKARNRLTKMGADRIVFRVAEVKEHLPEALELLQNGHPKEPKPNAEATALP from the coding sequence TTGGCCGATCGCACTGTTCGCCTCCAGATGAATCACCCGGTCATTGTGACCGTTTTGATCCTGGCGGTCATCGCCTTTATGTATCTTGCGGCCGAGGTGCTACGCCCGCTGGCCTTGGCGGTCTTGTTCAGCATGGTACTGGCCCCCTTGGCCTCGTGGCTCGAACGCCGGGGAATTCCCCGGGCGGTGGCCACCGGCGCGAGCGTTCTGGTCGTGCTTGGTGCGCTTGGCGGGCTTGGCTCGATGGTCTTCATGCAGTTCGGAGACCTTGCGGAGGAAGTCGTTGCCCAGAGCGATGAGATCAAGGTCAAGGTTCGAAGCCTGTTTCAGGGCCAATCTCCCTCAGCCGTTGGCCAGGTCGGTCAGGTCGTCGAGGAAGTCACCCGAGAGGTCATGGAGGAGACCCCTGAAACTGACGGAGACGAACCCCCGAACGAGATCATCCTGTCACAATCGCCCGCTTCTCCGGGATTGACACTTCCTGAAACCAGCCGATCCACCCTTCAGGGCGATCCCATCATTCCCGTTGAAGTCGTCGATCGCCCCTCCATTCAGGACCGCTTCCGGACTGCCGTGGGACCGCTCCTGGGACCAGCGGCGATCTTCTTCCTGGTTTTGATTCTCACGCTCTTTATCCTATTGACTCGAGATAACCTAAATGCTCGATTGATTCAGGTCATCGGCACCAGTCATGTCAGCCTGACCACCCGAACCCTGGAAGAAGCTGGCCAACGGATCAGCCGATACCTGACGATCTTTTCGCTCTACAACGCTGCCTGTGGCGCCATTCTCGGGCTGGGCCTGTACCTGATCGGGATTCCGTATGCGGTCCTCTGGGGGTTTCTCGCGGCCGTCCTACGATTCATCCCCTATGTCGGCCCGTGGACGGCCTTCGCCTTACCGCTCGCCTATTCGGTTACACTCGGAGAAGTGGGTGACGGCTGGAAAGAACCGCTTCTGGTCATCGCACTGTTTGGCACCCTCGAAATCATTTCCAACTCGATTCTTGAACCCATCATCTACGGGCGGACGGCGGGGATCACCGCAGTCGGATTGCTCGTCATGGCCATGTTCTGGACCTGGCTTTGGGGTCCGATTGGGCTCTTGCTTTCAACCCCGCTGACGGTCTGCCTGGCGGTTCTTGGGAAGTATGTCCCCGCCCTCAATGTGTTCGCGACGATGCTCGGCGAAGATGTGGTCCTGGAGCGGCACGCTCATTATTACCAACGTCTTCTCGCGCATGACTCCGACACCGCCTTCGAGGTCGTCGAGACGGCTCTTGAGGATGGATTCACCCTGGAGCGGATCTTCGACGAGATTTTGATTCCTGCCCTCTCCCGGGCCGAGTCAGATCTGGCTCGAAGCGTCATCGAAGAATCGGACGAACACGTCATCTGGACCACGACCCGGACCATCCTTGACGATCTCGAAGCGCGGGAGGAAGACAACGTCCAGGCGGACCTGATCCGCCCCAAGCATCGCAAAACCGGGAAGGTCCTGGGCATCGCCAGCGGGAATGAGGCCGATACGATGGTCCTGCGGATGGTTCAGATCTCATTGAGGCCGCTCGGCATCCCGGTTGAGATCGTCGATGCGTCTGCCTCTCCGCTGGAAGCCTCCGAGCACCTCTCCGGCTCGAAGAATCAGATCGTCCTGCTCTCGTACCTTCCGCCGGTCGGACTGACCTCGGCCCGCTATCTTGTCCGCCGGATCAAGGCACTCGACCCGAAACTGCCTCTCTGGGCCGGTCGCTGGGGAGCAGAATCGAGTGGCGAGAAAGCGCGCAACCGTCTGACCAAGATGGGTGCTGATCGTATTGTCTTCCGTGTTGCCGAGGTCAAAGAACACCTGCCCGAAGCGCTTGAGTTGCTTCAAAACGGGCACCCGAAAGAGCCGAAGCCCAACGCAGAGGCGACCGCTTTGCCTTGA